The proteins below are encoded in one region of Rhododendron vialii isolate Sample 1 chromosome 7a, ASM3025357v1:
- the LOC131333637 gene encoding ATP-dependent DNA helicase 2 subunit KU80: MARNKEALVLLLDVSPSMHNILQEVEKVCSMLVQKKLIYSKYDEVGVVLFGTEDTNNDLTTEVGGYEHVNVLQQIRVVDKDIVEALQQLPRGTVSGDFLDAIVVGMDMLIKKFGPTNKGKKRLCLVTKAHCPVKAPYEGTEEDQVNTISAQMLAQGIKMDCIVPRGKQTVDGNGGVMEENDHLLGVFSKKSSSKVVYVESPTSLLGALRTRRISPVTIYRGDLEISSALKIKVWVYKKTAEEKFPTLKKYSDKAPPTDKFATHEIKVDYEYKSVEEPSRIVPPEQRIKGYRYGPQVVPISSAEWDAVKFKPEKSVKLLGFTDVSNIMRHYYMKDVSIFIADPGNKKAILSVSALARAMKEMKKVAILRCVWRQGQGNVVVGVLTPNVSDKDNTPDSFYFNVLPFAEDVREFQLPSFSNFPMSRQPNEEQQEAADNLVKMFDLAPTGKEEALQPDFTPNPVLERFYRHLELKSKHPDAPVPPLDDTLKKITQPDPEILSECKSVVDEFRRLFELKENPKLKKSAKRLLRDKPSRSDEEGEGSGNANDVGAVKYIENKSAGNIDKIGDLTPVQDFEAMMSRRDSPEWVNKAIKDMKNKIFDMVENSCEGDTYQKALECLVSLRKGCILEQEPKQFNEFLRHLYKFCQEKDLNNFCEFLASKGVSLITKTEAVDSEVTDDEARSFTVKKEPKHEEERGVNSLL; this comes from the exons ATGGCTCGAAATAAG GAAGCATTGGTTTTGTTACTTGATGTTAGCCCATCGATGCATAATATTTTGCAAGAAGTTGAAAAAGTCTGCTCCATGCTAGTTCAAAAGAAG TTGATTTACAGCAAATATGATGAAGTAGGAGTTGTTTTATTTGGAACTGAAG ATACGAACAATGACCTGACAACGGAAGTGGGTGGATATGAACATGTGAATGTGTTGCAGCAGATTAGAGTTGTTGATAAAGATATCGTTGAAGCTTTACAGCAGCTTCCTCGAGGAACTGTTTCTGGTGATT TTCTTGATGCCATTGTGGTGGGGATGGATatgctgataaaaaaatttggaccaaCAAACAAGGGCAAGAAACGCCTTTGCCTTGTTACAAAGGCACATTGTCCTGTTAAAGCTCCGTATGAAGGAACAGAGGAGGATCAAGTCAACACCATTTCTGCTCAGATGCTTGCACAGGGTATCAAAATGGATTGTATAGTTCCAAGGGGAAAGCAAACTGTGGATGGAAATGGGGGAGTGATGGAAGAGAATGATCATCTGCTGGGTGTATTTTCTAAGAAAAGTTCTTCGAAGGTAGTTTATGTGGAGAGTCCAACTTCATTATTAGGTGCACTTAGAACTCGGAGAATTTCTCCTGTCACAATATACAGAGGTGACCTTGAAATAAGCTCAGCATTGAAGATCAAG GTATGGGTTTACAAGAAAACAGCTGAAGAGAAGTTTCCCACTCTCAAAAAGTATTCTGATAAAGCGCCTCCAACAGATAAGTTTGCTACTCACGAAATCAAGGTAGATTATGAGTATAAAAGTGTTGAAGAACCTAGTAGAATTGTTCCTCCTGAACAAAGAATTAAAGGTTATCGGTATGGACCACAAGTAGTTCCTATTTCGTCTGCCGAATGGGATGCAGTAAAGTTCAAACCAGAGAAGAGTGTGAAGCTTCTGGGTTTTACAGATGTGTCTAACATAATGCG GCACTATTACATGAAAGACGTCTCCATCTTCATTGCCGATCCGGGTAATAAAAAGGCCATTCTCTCAGTTTCTGCCTTAGCTAGAGCTATGAAGGAAATGAAGAAGGTAGCAATTCTCCGTTGTGTTTGGAGACAGGGTCAAGGGAATGTCGTTGTTGGGGTACTTACCCCTAATGTATCGGACAAAGACAATACT CCGGATTCATTTTACTTCAATGTTCTTCCTTTTGCTGAGGATGTCCGAGAGTTCCAGTTACCCTCATTCAGTAACTTCCCTATGTCACGGCAGCCAAATGAAGAACAACAGGAGGCAGCAGATAACCTGGTAAAAATGTTTGATCTTGCCCCAACTGGCAAAGAAGAAGCTCTGCAGCCGGATTTCACACCGAATCCCGTTCTGGAG CGTTTTTATCGCCATCTTGAATTGAAATCAAAGCACCCTGATGCACCTGTGCCTCCACTTGACGATACTCTCAAGAAGATAACACAACCTGATCCAGAAATTCTTTCTGAGTGCAAATCTGTTGTTGATGAATTTCGTAGGCTTTTTGAACTCAAGGAAAATCCCAAG CTGAAGAAGTCTGCAAAGCGGTTACTCAGGGATAAACCTTCTCGATCAGATGAGGAAGGAGAGGGTTCTGGGAATGCTAATGATGTTGGAGCAGTGAAGTACATAGAAAATAAATCGGCAGGCAATATTGATAAAATTGGGGACTTGACTCCTGTTCAAGATTTTGAAGCTATGATGTCTCGAAGAGATAGCCCAGAGTGGGTTAATAAAGCAATTAAggacatgaaaaataaaatttttgacaTGGTGGAGAACTCTTGTGAAGGGGATACCTATCAGAAGGCACTGGAATGTTTAGTATCCCTCCGCAAGGGTTGTATCCTTGAGCAA GAACCCAAACAGTTCAACGAATTTTTGCGTCATCTTTATAAATTCTGCCAAGAGAAAGACCTTAACAACTTCTGTGAGTTCCTTGCGTCCAAAGGGGTCTCTTTGATCACAAAGACTGAAGCTGTAGACAG CGAAGTTACAGACGATGAGGCTAGGAGCTTTACGGTTAAAAAAGAGCCAAAACATGAGGAAGAACGAGGAGTGAATAGCTTGCTTTAA